The Methanothrix soehngenii GP6 genome has a window encoding:
- the iorA gene encoding indolepyruvate ferredoxin oxidoreductase subunit alpha, which produces MRRLLSGNEAIARGAYEAGVTIGTGYPGTPSTEILENLARYSPEVYCEWSPNEKVAFEVAAGASLAGARSIVTMKHVGLNVAADPLMTLSYISVEGGFVACVADDPGMHSSQNEQDTRNYARFARVPLFEPADSQEAKDLLMLALSVSEEFKTPAILRTTTRVSHSRSLVELGEREQAKKEIGFVKNPPRFVPIPVWGRPMRQRVEERLKGLQALSEKSPANRIEWRSKGLGIITSSIAYQYAREVWPEASVLKLGFSYPFPDALIREFAQGVDRLLVVEELDPFIEEHVKALGISCQGRDFVPGIMELSVDRLLQSRRLMDGGEATRKEEDPFRELLPPRPPVLCPGCPHRGVFYALSREDVVVTGDIGCYSLGAFPPLDRMDSILCMGAGVSMAHGMEKAGEKRKVVGVVGDSTFFHSGITGLLDIVYNKGHSTIIVLDNRTTAMTGHQDHPGTGRTIGGEPTVAVSIEDIGRACGINRVRSIDPYQLDNAREAIKEELAALEPSLIVSRAPCPLRERRRVGAMRTILAEECRACELCLSLGCPAIEGVDGVMKINQTLCAGCGLCEQICPAGAIVSREGV; this is translated from the coding sequence TTGAGAAGATTGCTCTCCGGCAATGAGGCCATAGCCCGTGGGGCCTACGAGGCCGGTGTAACCATCGGCACGGGCTACCCCGGGACTCCCTCCACCGAGATCCTGGAGAACCTGGCCCGGTACAGTCCGGAGGTTTACTGCGAGTGGTCGCCCAATGAGAAGGTGGCCTTTGAGGTCGCAGCCGGAGCATCCCTGGCCGGGGCGCGCTCCATTGTGACCATGAAGCATGTGGGACTGAATGTGGCTGCTGACCCCCTCATGACATTGAGCTACATCAGCGTGGAGGGCGGGTTTGTGGCCTGCGTGGCAGACGACCCGGGGATGCACTCCTCCCAAAATGAGCAGGACACCAGAAACTATGCCCGCTTTGCCCGGGTCCCCCTTTTTGAGCCGGCGGACAGCCAGGAGGCCAAGGATCTGCTCATGCTCGCCCTCTCCGTCTCGGAGGAGTTCAAGACCCCGGCCATCCTGCGCACCACCACCAGGGTCAGCCACTCTCGCAGCCTGGTCGAGCTGGGAGAACGGGAGCAGGCGAAGAAGGAGATCGGCTTTGTCAAGAACCCGCCCCGGTTCGTTCCCATACCGGTCTGGGGCCGGCCCATGCGCCAGAGAGTGGAAGAGAGGCTGAAAGGGCTGCAGGCGCTCTCTGAAAAGTCGCCAGCAAACCGCATTGAGTGGCGGTCAAAAGGCCTGGGAATCATCACCTCCTCCATCGCCTACCAGTATGCCCGCGAGGTCTGGCCGGAGGCCTCGGTTCTGAAGCTGGGATTCTCTTATCCCTTCCCAGACGCATTGATCCGGGAGTTTGCCCAAGGTGTGGACCGGCTGCTGGTGGTTGAGGAATTGGATCCATTCATAGAAGAGCACGTAAAAGCCCTGGGGATATCCTGCCAGGGGAGAGATTTCGTGCCGGGGATCATGGAGCTGTCCGTGGACCGACTGCTCCAGTCCAGAAGGCTGATGGATGGAGGAGAGGCCACCCGAAAGGAAGAAGATCCTTTCCGAGAGCTTCTTCCTCCCCGCCCGCCGGTGCTCTGCCCCGGTTGCCCTCACCGAGGGGTCTTTTATGCCCTCTCCAGGGAGGATGTGGTGGTCACCGGGGACATCGGATGCTACAGCCTGGGCGCTTTTCCGCCCCTGGACCGGATGGACAGCATCCTCTGCATGGGAGCGGGAGTCTCCATGGCTCACGGCATGGAGAAAGCAGGGGAGAAGAGAAAGGTGGTGGGCGTGGTTGGAGACTCCACCTTCTTTCATTCCGGGATCACGGGGCTCTTGGATATTGTCTACAATAAGGGCCACTCCACAATAATTGTGCTGGACAACCGCACCACTGCCATGACCGGCCACCAGGACCATCCGGGCACCGGCAGGACCATTGGCGGCGAGCCCACAGTCGCCGTCTCCATCGAGGATATCGGCCGGGCCTGCGGGATCAATCGGGTCAGGTCGATAGATCCCTACCAGCTGGATAACGCCAGAGAGGCGATCAAAGAGGAGCTGGCGGCTCTTGAGCCCTCTCTTATTGTATCCCGCGCTCCCTGCCCCCTGCGGGAGAGGAGACGGGTGGGGGCGATGAGAACCATCCTGGCGGAGGAGTGCCGGGCTTGCGAGCTGTGCCTCTCTTTGGGCTGCCCGGCGATAGAGGGAGTGGATGGGGTGATGAAGATCAATCAGACCCTCTGTGCGGGCTGTGGCCTGTGCGAACAGATCTGCCCTGCCGGGGCGATTGTCAGCCGGGAGGGAGTATGA
- a CDS encoding indolepyruvate oxidoreductase subunit beta has product MIERVAERTEGMMNKESRERTESADNPDSNGTKSIVLVGVGGQGILLASEILAQAAMIQGYQVKTNEVHGMAQRGGSVMAQIRYGEEVKSPLVSKKGAHILGALEKVEALRYWEFLRPDGLAAVSSQAIVPVTVSSGLARYPENAEELLARAFPRLVYIDAPKLAGELGDSRAANIILLGTISRGLDLPLESWEEAIGLCVREKFRDLNLRAFSLGRSKA; this is encoded by the coding sequence ATGATCGAGAGGGTGGCGGAGAGGACAGAGGGAATGATGAACAAAGAAAGCAGGGAGAGAACGGAGAGCGCAGACAACCCGGACTCGAACGGCACAAAGAGCATCGTCCTCGTCGGCGTGGGCGGTCAAGGGATACTGCTGGCCAGCGAGATATTAGCCCAGGCAGCGATGATTCAGGGCTACCAGGTCAAGACCAATGAGGTGCACGGCATGGCCCAGCGAGGAGGCTCGGTGATGGCCCAGATTCGTTATGGAGAAGAGGTCAAGAGCCCCCTGGTCTCCAAAAAGGGCGCTCATATCCTGGGGGCGCTGGAGAAGGTGGAAGCCCTGCGGTACTGGGAATTTCTCCGGCCGGACGGCCTGGCCGCAGTCAGCAGCCAGGCCATTGTGCCGGTGACAGTCTCCTCCGGTCTTGCCCGCTACCCAGAGAATGCGGAGGAACTGCTGGCCAGGGCTTTTCCCCGGCTGGTCTATATCGACGCCCCGAAGCTGGCAGGAGAGCTGGGCGACAGCAGGGCAGCGAACATCATACTATTGGGGACGATATCCCGTGGGCTGGACCTCCCCCTGGAATCCTGGGAGGAGGCCATCGGCCTGTGCGTCCGGGAGAAGTTCCGAGATCTCAATTTGAGAGCATTTTCACTTGGCAGGAGCAAAGCATGA
- a CDS encoding phenylacetate--CoA ligase family protein: MTELSKFHNEPMETASRERITQIQSERLRAIVGHVYESNPIYRRLFDEKGVRPEDIRTAEDVVRLPFTGKDILRESYPLNMACVPRDQIVEMHMSSGSTGTPVVMPYTRSDLDQWAECMARCYRMAGAKPGDPTQITPLFGLFNGGFGMYHGARAAGLFVIPAGPGNTARQIRLARDLKTRVFTGVVSYGIRLMEVLAEEKESLPDLEIGIFGAEVFSDSMKKKISSGLDIDVFDIYGMTESGGVGTLGMDCPAHDGIHIWEDQYILEIIDPKTGEPVDDGEEGELVFTSLTREALPMIRFRTADLTHVISRDRCKCGRTHIRLAPITGRRDDMLIVKGVNFFPKQIEQTLLGIPGIGNNYQIIVEEEDGVNSVRVNVEAEPGVTGYMVEKALKEALGFSPKGDVFPLGGLPRQEGKAKRVFHNRIK; encoded by the coding sequence ATGACAGAATTGAGCAAATTTCACAATGAACCGATGGAGACGGCCTCCCGAGAGAGAATCACCCAGATTCAGTCCGAGCGGCTGAGGGCCATCGTCGGTCACGTCTATGAATCCAATCCGATCTACCGGCGTCTATTCGACGAGAAAGGCGTCCGGCCTGAGGATATCAGGACGGCAGAGGACGTGGTCCGACTGCCCTTCACCGGCAAGGACATCCTCAGGGAGAGCTACCCCCTGAATATGGCCTGCGTTCCCCGCGATCAGATCGTGGAGATGCATATGTCCAGCGGCTCCACCGGCACCCCGGTAGTCATGCCCTACACCCGCTCAGACCTTGATCAATGGGCGGAATGCATGGCCCGCTGCTACCGTATGGCCGGGGCGAAGCCTGGGGACCCCACCCAGATCACACCCCTCTTCGGCCTTTTCAATGGTGGCTTTGGCATGTATCATGGCGCTCGGGCAGCAGGACTGTTCGTGATCCCCGCCGGTCCGGGAAACACCGCCCGGCAGATCCGCCTGGCTCGAGATCTGAAGACCAGGGTTTTCACCGGAGTGGTGAGCTATGGCATCCGGTTGATGGAGGTGCTGGCCGAAGAGAAAGAGAGCCTGCCGGACCTGGAGATAGGCATCTTCGGAGCTGAGGTTTTCTCTGACTCCATGAAAAAGAAGATCTCCTCGGGCCTGGACATCGACGTCTTCGACATATACGGCATGACTGAGTCCGGAGGCGTTGGCACATTAGGCATGGACTGCCCGGCGCACGACGGGATCCACATCTGGGAGGATCAGTATATCCTGGAGATCATCGATCCAAAGACAGGAGAGCCAGTGGATGACGGAGAAGAGGGAGAGCTGGTCTTCACCTCGCTCACCCGCGAGGCGCTGCCCATGATCCGTTTCCGGACAGCTGACCTCACCCATGTCATATCCCGGGACAGATGCAAATGCGGCAGAACTCACATCCGTCTAGCACCGATAACCGGGCGAAGGGATGACATGCTGATTGTGAAAGGGGTGAACTTCTTCCCCAAGCAGATTGAGCAAACCCTCCTGGGAATACCGGGCATTGGCAACAACTACCAGATCATAGTGGAGGAGGAGGACGGAGTCAATAGCGTCCGGGTCAATGTCGAAGCCGAACCGGGAGTGACCGGCTATATGGTGGAAAAGGCTCTCAAAGAGGCGCTGGGATTCTCCCCCAAAGGAGACGTCTTCCCCCTGGGAGGCTTGCCCCGCCAGGAAGGAAAGGCAAAGAGGGTGTTTCATAACAGGATAAAATAA
- a CDS encoding ABC transporter ATP-binding protein gives MVEITIKNLVFGYNSHKILDGVNIIVKSSEILSLVGPNGSGKTTLIKCMDRILKPKGSILMNGQEIERMSRQEVARQIGYVPQSSSTPLATTVFDTVLMGRRPHIGWRVQDSDLDKVAEVLERLHLEDLAMRDFSQLSGGQKQKVLIARALAQEPAVLLLDEPTSNLDMLHQLEVMETVSSLVKEKKISAVMAIHDLNLASRFSDKLVMLKEGKVYAAGEPKALLNEVNISQVYGIEAMVMNAMGRPYVVPLRSLAEAAVCD, from the coding sequence TTGGTGGAAATCACGATCAAGAACCTCGTATTCGGCTACAACAGCCATAAGATACTCGATGGAGTAAACATCATTGTGAAAAGCTCAGAGATCTTGAGCCTGGTGGGGCCAAACGGCTCGGGAAAGACCACCCTTATAAAGTGCATGGACCGCATCCTTAAGCCCAAGGGCAGCATCCTCATGAACGGCCAGGAGATAGAAAGAATGAGCCGGCAGGAGGTAGCCAGGCAGATCGGCTATGTGCCCCAGTCCAGCTCCACCCCCCTGGCAACAACCGTCTTTGATACCGTCCTCATGGGCAGAAGGCCTCATATCGGCTGGAGGGTACAGGACTCAGACCTGGATAAGGTGGCTGAGGTCTTGGAGAGGCTGCATCTGGAAGACCTGGCCATGCGTGACTTCTCCCAGCTCTCCGGCGGCCAGAAACAGAAGGTGCTCATCGCCCGTGCTCTGGCCCAGGAACCGGCAGTCCTGCTCCTGGACGAGCCCACATCCAACCTGGATATGCTCCATCAGCTAGAGGTGATGGAGACGGTGAGCAGCCTGGTCAAGGAGAAGAAGATCTCCGCAGTGATGGCCATCCATGACCTCAACTTAGCCTCCCGCTTCTCAGATAAGCTGGTGATGCTAAAAGAAGGCAAGGTCTATGCAGCAGGAGAGCCGAAGGCCCTTCTTAATGAGGTTAATATCAGCCAGGTCTACGGCATAGAGGCCATGGTCATGAACGCTATGGGTCGGCCCTATGTAGTGCCGCTGCGCTCGCTGGCAGAAGCGGCTGTATGCGATTAG
- a CDS encoding mechanosensitive ion channel family protein gives MTLPFADIPEFSSQLTGRGPAEDIISIIKYIYIRYIGSALAENVWYIISTIISISIIIILTILIARLVNGLLEKQIPKIVESSRLGKEFDETSHAMTRRLIVAAIYSIGFLMTILLIPSLNRIAIAMLAGAGVATLAIGFAAQDSLSNIISGIFLAIFKPMRIGDYVDFKGEYGYVEDITLRHTIICTWDQRRIIVPNKLMGSDFIVNWSIGNPETVWPVNFGIGYSSDIDKARSIITEVAESHPHVLKEKGINVRLIELGDFAMNLRLTFYAPSRGMAYDAGCDIREAVKKRFDAEGIEIPYPYQNVIIMKQPVEASSCPVPENDHSQEEEQAN, from the coding sequence ATGACCTTGCCCTTTGCAGATATTCCAGAGTTCTCCTCCCAATTAACCGGACGAGGTCCTGCAGAGGATATTATATCAATAATTAAATACATATATATACGTTATATTGGAAGCGCTCTGGCAGAGAACGTATGGTACATTATCTCGACCATCATATCCATATCTATAATTATCATCTTAACTATTTTAATCGCCCGGCTGGTCAATGGTCTGCTGGAGAAGCAGATCCCAAAAATTGTGGAATCCAGCCGGCTTGGCAAAGAGTTTGATGAGACCTCCCATGCCATGACCCGCAGGCTCATCGTCGCGGCGATATATTCCATCGGCTTTTTAATGACCATACTCCTGATCCCCTCCCTGAACAGAATTGCCATCGCCATGCTGGCCGGCGCTGGTGTGGCAACCCTGGCCATTGGTTTTGCCGCCCAGGACTCCCTCTCCAATATAATATCCGGGATCTTTCTGGCCATCTTCAAGCCGATGCGAATTGGCGACTACGTCGACTTCAAAGGCGAGTATGGCTATGTAGAGGATATAACTCTGCGCCATACGATAATCTGCACCTGGGACCAGAGGAGAATAATAGTGCCGAACAAGCTGATGGGCTCAGACTTCATTGTGAACTGGAGCATCGGCAATCCGGAGACCGTTTGGCCGGTTAATTTTGGAATAGGCTACTCATCGGATATCGATAAGGCACGAAGCATCATCACAGAGGTGGCCGAGAGCCACCCCCATGTTCTGAAGGAGAAGGGCATCAATGTCCGCCTCATCGAGCTGGGAGACTTTGCCATGAACCTGCGCCTGACCTTCTACGCCCCCAGCCGGGGGATGGCATACGATGCCGGGTGCGACATAAGGGAAGCAGTAAAAAAAAGGTTTGATGCAGAGGGAATTGAGATCCCGTATCCATATCAGAATGTCATAATCATGAAGCAGCCGGTCGAGGCATCATCTTGTCCAGTGCCGGAGAACGATCACTCTCAGGAAGAGGAGCAAGCCAATTAA
- a CDS encoding VOC family protein: MNRVVHFEIQAENPERAASFYREVFGWQIDEWLIPKVKIKDENRYWQVTTGSEAEPGINGGLVFRRGPPPAEGQSVNSFICTIEVPDLDEHIDRVIRAGGRVAVPKMPIMGVGWLAYCLDSEKNIFGMMQTDEMAQ; this comes from the coding sequence ATGAACCGAGTAGTCCATTTTGAGATACAGGCAGAGAATCCCGAGAGAGCAGCGAGCTTCTACCGGGAGGTCTTCGGCTGGCAGATCGATGAATGGCTGATCCCAAAAGTGAAGATCAAGGATGAGAATCGTTACTGGCAGGTTACGACCGGCAGTGAGGCTGAGCCTGGCATCAACGGCGGTCTCGTCTTCCGCCGCGGTCCTCCTCCGGCAGAGGGACAATCGGTCAACTCATTCATCTGCACAATAGAAGTTCCTGACCTTGACGAGCATATCGACCGGGTTATTCGGGCAGGGGGAAGGGTTGCAGTCCCCAAGATGCCAATTATGGGTGTCGGCTGGCTGGCCTACTGCCTGGATAGCGAGAAGAACATCTTCGGCATGATGCAGACGGACGAGATGGCGCAATAG
- a CDS encoding phosphatase PAP2 family protein translates to MMDTDLSIILFLQGQDWAIPIMRLATSLGSLEFMLLFMPFLFWCWDAKWGFRVGLMLVTSHGLNSALKIALHGPRPYWVDPNVQAWSTEPSFGMPSGHAQNAVSIWGLTAQLIHKRWAYLLAAGTCLLIGLSRAYLGVHFLGDVLVGWGVGAVLLGSSIKAMPVMEEKIGRMNLKGQILLAALASFAIIALYLLGLAGTGAWQMPSAWEANALAATGEPIDPVSPVDAFCAAGMMLGISSGYAILKRRGGFLADGPLSRRLVRYLLGMIGVVLIWYGLKEAMQIEAADWALDYIRSMLAGLWVTLGAPLMFIGLGLAKKEQVDGQSAGGDP, encoded by the coding sequence ATGATGGATACGGACCTCTCCATAATCCTATTCCTGCAGGGCCAGGACTGGGCCATCCCGATAATGAGATTGGCCACCTCATTGGGATCGCTGGAGTTCATGCTCCTCTTTATGCCCTTCCTGTTCTGGTGCTGGGATGCAAAATGGGGCTTCAGGGTGGGACTGATGCTGGTCACGAGCCATGGGCTGAATTCTGCCCTGAAGATCGCTCTGCACGGCCCCAGGCCTTACTGGGTCGATCCCAATGTCCAGGCCTGGAGCACTGAACCCTCCTTTGGCATGCCCTCCGGGCACGCCCAGAATGCCGTCTCCATCTGGGGCCTGACCGCACAACTCATCCACAAGCGTTGGGCCTATCTCCTGGCCGCTGGCACCTGCTTATTAATCGGTCTCTCTCGAGCCTATCTGGGGGTCCACTTCCTGGGAGATGTGCTTGTAGGCTGGGGCGTGGGTGCAGTGCTTCTGGGCTCATCCATCAAGGCAATGCCAGTTATGGAGGAGAAGATCGGAAGAATGAATCTGAAAGGCCAGATCCTGCTCGCCGCCCTAGCCTCTTTCGCCATCATCGCCCTTTATCTCCTGGGCCTGGCCGGCACGGGTGCCTGGCAGATGCCCTCTGCCTGGGAGGCCAATGCTCTGGCTGCAACTGGAGAGCCCATCGATCCAGTCAGCCCGGTTGATGCATTCTGTGCTGCAGGGATGATGCTTGGTATCTCTTCTGGCTATGCTATTTTAAAGAGGAGAGGAGGCTTCTTGGCAGACGGTCCACTATCCAGGCGTCTGGTCCGCTATCTTCTGGGAATGATAGGAGTGGTCCTGATCTGGTATGGATTGAAAGAGGCGATGCAGATAGAGGCAGCCGACTGGGCCCTCGACTACATTAGGAGCATGCTGGCAGGGCTCTGGGTCACACTGGGGGCGCCATTGATGTTCATCGGCCTTGGCCTGGCCAAAAAGGAACAGGTTGATGGGCAGAGTGCGGGCGGAGATCCATAA